A window of Argopecten irradians isolate NY chromosome 1, Ai_NY, whole genome shotgun sequence contains these coding sequences:
- the LOC138334358 gene encoding popeye domain-containing 2-like isoform X2: MNVYHHHNLLHQIQEMEFIDSPEFESGVTGDEKYQVSIFAVTTCRYIFWPRQGLEYLLIKEPYLANVINTMLGRDITTKLYALNEKVTSPKGGRMDIRLPTVSSTIKAKPDLRKTVVGMIEDLSQNEARQNGSKTRTNKKDAGEINKMTKPNIEEEEDDLYLDG; this comes from the exons ATGAATGTGTATCATCATCACAATTTACTTCATCAGATACAGGAGATGGAGTTTATTGATTCTCCTGAGTTTGAGTCGGGTGTTACTGGTGATGAAAAGTATCAG GTGTCCATTTTTGCTGTAACCACCTGTCGATATATATTCTGGCCACGTCAGGGCCTAGAGTACTTGTTGATCAAAGAACCATACCTTGCCAATGTCATCAACACTATGCTTGGCCGCGACATCACCACCAAACTCTATGCTCTCAATGAAAAG GTGACCTCTCCTAAAGGGGGTAGGATGGATATCCGGCTACCGACTGTATCGTCAACCATCAAGGCTAAACCAGACCTACGTAAAACCGTGGTTGGAATGATTGAGGATCTGTCTCAGAATGAGGCTAGACAAAACGGCAGTAAGACTCGGACCAATAAAAAAGATGCTGGTGAAATCAACAAAATGACAAAGCCAAATATAGAGGAGGAAGAAGATGATCTGTATTTAGATG